From a region of the Castanea sativa cultivar Marrone di Chiusa Pesio chromosome 10, ASM4071231v1 genome:
- the LOC142611780 gene encoding tRNA (guanine-N(7)-)-methyltransferase yields MLENEANPTLSKSTGLPRKRFYRARAHSNPLSDSHFPVPTSPCHVDLSLHFPQFCSSSDQIDSSKKIQFADIGCGFGGLLISLSTLFPDTLIIGMELRDKVTEYVKERILALRLANPGQYQNISVVRTNSMKYIPNFFEKGQLSKMFFLFPDPHFKEKNHRRRVISTHLLDEYAYALGVGGIIYTITDVEELGDWMKACLESHPMFEAITEEELEADPVVKLLSSATEESQKVARNGGQTFQAVYRRIMPAT; encoded by the coding sequence ATGTTGGAAAATGAGGCAAACCCAACTCTCAGCAAGTCAACTGGCTTGCCTCGGAAGCGTTTCTACAGAGCAAGAGCGCACAGCAACCCATTAAGTGATTCTCACTTCCCAGTACCAACCTCCCCTTGTCATGTCGACTTATCACTTCATTTCCCTCAGTTTTGTTCCTCATCTGATCAGATTGATAGTTCCAAAAAGATACAGTTTGCAGATATTGGTTGTGGTTTTGGAGGACTGCTAATTAGTCTCTCAACTCTTTTCCCTGATACCCTAATTATTGGAATGGAACTTAGGGATAAGGTGACAGAGTATGTCAAGGAGCGAATATTAGCATTAAGGTTGGCAAATCCAGGtcaataccaaaatatttcagTGGTTAGGACAAATTCCATGAAATACATTCCAAATTTCTTTGAGAAAGGACAGCTTTCAAAGATGTTCTTCCTGTTTCCGGATCCTCActtcaaagagaaaaatcatCGTCGTCGGGTGATCAGTACACACTTGCTAGATGAGTACGCTTATGCTCTTGGGGTTGGTGGGATTATATACACAATTACAGATGTGGAAGAACTTGGAGACTGGATGAAGGCTTGTTTAGAGAGTCACCCCATGTTTGAAGCCATCACAGAGGAAGAGCTTGAAGCAGATCCAGTTGTAAAGCTCTTGAGTTCTGCAACAGAGGAAAGCCAGAAGGTTGCCAGGAATGGTGGACAGACTTTCCAAGCAGTTTACAGACGCATTATGCCAGCCACATGA
- the LOC142612776 gene encoding uncharacterized protein LOC142612776, with the protein MASNVSEARRRKIMERGSDRLALITGRIQSLPPSSSHEEITTDSDNPSSQPLISHTTAVSPHGEDEHDPVTNASQTEADIGESNLAPPLRKCEISVEALGARASEFSGKAQSPLVSSIDQNSSASTLDSEQHLEQQRPQHRFFTPNQISSAIASSERTRSLCSVTVALLVVLSYLGFPLLGSYIIKSMLSFRPLYLLLLTNVTIVLARLLADKQTGFERAAGDENETPSLNGYGWAEQVGNTLETGLVMQKALDAIFMDCSVYAIIVICGLSLASLFS; encoded by the exons atGGCGAGCAACGTTAGCGAAGCCCGAAGGAGGAAGATTATGGAAAGAGGATCCGACCGTTTAGCACTCATTACGGGTCGGATCCAATCCcttcctccttcttcttctcacGAAGAAATTACAACCGACTCAGACAACCCTTCATCCCAGCCGTTGATTTCCCACACCACCGCCG TTTCTCCTCATGGTGAGGATGAACATGATCCTGTCACCAATGCCAGTCAGACTGAAGCTGATATTGGTGAAAGCAATCTAGCACCTCCCTTACGCAAATGTGAGATAAGCGTTGAAGCTTTAGGAGCCCGTGCTTCAGAATTCAGTGGCAAAGCACAGTCACCTCTGGTCTCATCAATAGATCAAAATTCATCTGCTTCTACTTTGGACTCAGAACAACATTTAGAGCAGCAAAGACCACAGCATAGATTTTTCACTCCAAATCAAATAAGTTCTGCCATTGCATCATCAGAGCGTACCCGCAGCTTGTGTTCTGTAACTGTAGCCCTTTTAGTTGTGTTATCCTATCTAGGGTTTCCTTTACTAGGCAGCTACATCATAAAGAGCATGTTAAGCTTTAGGCCACTTTACCTACTTTTGCTAACCAATGTGACAATTGTGCTTGCACGACTTCTTGCTGATAAACAAACAGGTTTTGAAAGGGCAGCCGGAGATGAAAATGAAACCCCCTCACTTAACGGATATGGTTGGGCTGAACAAGTAGGTAATACTTTAGAGACAGGTCTGGTGATGCAGAAGGCTCTTGATGCCATTTTCATGGATTGCAGCGTCTATGCAATAATTGTCATTTGTGGACTCTCCCTCGCGTCTCTGTTTAGCTAA
- the LOC142611749 gene encoding NAC domain-containing protein 92 isoform X1, which translates to MQKLQSSQKGKEQSKEMADQDHAKEETLPPGFRFHPTDEELITYYLINKLSDASFTGKAIGDVDLNKCEPWELPGKAKMGEKEWYFFSLRDRKYPTGVRTNRATNTGYWKTTGKDKEIFNSQTSELVGMKKTLVFYRGRAPRGEKTNWVMHEYRIHSRAAFRNSKQDEWVVCRVFQKSAGAKKFPSTQSRAVNSYNLEIGPSVLPQPMMQLGDPGQFPYGKSYMSNAELAELTRVFRGGGTGSPSVNLQQMQPQMNYPLPLGGGCFTISGLNLNLGGGGTQQVLRPMAPAQPPLGMHQQDVANSSMMTSSSLAAETAVYGGDQMNHSNAPGHRYIGMDHCMDLDNYWPPY; encoded by the exons ATGCAA AAGCTACAAAGTAGTCAGAAAGGAAAAGAACAAAGCAAGGAGATGGCAGATCAAGATCATGCCAAGGAGGAAACTCTTCCACCCGGCTTTCGATTCCATCCCACTGATGAAGAACTAATCACATACTATCTCATAAACAAATTATCAGATGCCAGTTTTACTGGAAAGGCAATTGGTGATGTTGATCTTAACAAATGCGAGCCATGGGAACTTCCAG GGAAGGCAAAAATGGGAGAAAAAGAATGGTATTTCTTCAGCCTTCGGGATCGGAAATACCCAACTGGTGTGAGAACAAACCGAGCCACAAACACTGGTTACTGGAAGACCACAGGGAAAGACAAAGAGATCTTCAACAGCCAAACGTCAGAGTTAGTTGGGATGAAGAAGACATTGGTTTTCTATAGAGGAAGAGCTCCTAGAGGAGAAAAAACCAACTGGGTCATGCATGAATATCGCATCCACTCAAGAGCTGCCTTTAGAAATTCCAAG CAGGATGAATGGGTGGTTTGCCGTGTGTTCCAGAAAAGTGCTGGagcaaaaaaatttccctcAACCCAATCAAGAGCAGTGAATTCCTACAACCTGGAAATAGGTCCAAGTGTTCTACCACAACCAATGATGCAGCTGGGAGATCCTGGTCAGTTCCCTTACGGAAAGAGTTACATGAGCAATGCAGAACTAGCAGAACTCACGAGGGTTTTTAGAGGCGGCGGCACTGGATCACCTAGTGTCAACCTGCAGCAAATGCAACCTCAGATGAACTATCCACTACCACTAGGAGGAGGGTGCTTCACAATATCAGGGTTAAATTTGAACCTTGGAGGTGGAGGGACACAACAAGTTTTGAGGCCCATGGCACCAGCACAACCTCCTCTAGGAATGCATCAACAAGATGTAGCCAATTCCTCCATGATGACTAGTAGTTCTCTTGCTGCAGAAACTGCAGTCTATGGTGGGGATCAAATGAATCATTCAAACGCACCTGGTCATAGGTATATCGGCATGGACCATTGCATGGATCTAGATAACTACTGGCCTCCCTACTAA
- the LOC142612837 gene encoding pentatricopeptide repeat-containing protein At2g20540, which produces MAKRTSVFAIREMEDLFVPMLRNCVNTAELKKIHAHILKFALSQSNFLVTKMVDVCDNSADIEYASLLSKQVVEPNGFLYNAMIRAYTHNNRYTIAITQYKQMLTNPQAENRILPDRFTFPFVIKCCAGLSCHFLGQQVHAQVCKFGPKSLLIIENALIDMYTKCDNFIYAHKVFDEMTERDAISWNSLLSGHVMLGQMRRARAMFEDMPNKTIVSWTTMIAGYARIGCYVDALDVFRRMQLVGIEPDEISIVSALPACAQLGALEVGKWIHMYADKKGLSRKTNICNALIEMYAKCGCIDQAWQLFSKMVERDVISWSTMIGGLANHGKAREAIELFQDMQRAKVQPNAITFLGILSACTHAGLWDEGLKYFDSMRKFYLIEPEIEHYGCLVDLLGRSGRLDQALDTIKKMQMKPDSKIWGSLLSSCRTHCNIEIAIIAMEHLLEFEPDDTGNYVLLSNIYADLGKWDGVSRMRKLIRSKSMKKTPGCSLIEVNNAVQEFASGDDSKPCSKDIFCMLELLALHHGNRYDMIEVAYEDIS; this is translated from the coding sequence ATGGCAAAGAGGACCAGCGTCTTTGCTATTAGAGAAATGGAAGATCTTTTCGTGCCCATGTTGCGAAACTGCGTAAACACGGCGGAATTGAAGAAAATCCATGCCCACATTTTGAAGTTCGCACTTTCACAGAGCAATTTCTTGGTGACAAAAATGGTGGATGTCTGCGACAACAGTGCGGATATAGAGTATGCGAGTTTGCTCTCCAAACAAGTGGTTGAGCCAAATGGGTTTTTGTACAATGCAATGATCAGAGCTTATACGCATAATAATAGATATACTATAGCAATCACCCAGTACAAGCAAATGCTAACAAACCCACAAGCTGAAAATCGCATTTTGCCCGATAGATTCACATTCCCATTTGTGATTAAGTGCTGTGCGGGGCTTTCCTGTCATTTTCTGGGTCAGCAGGTTCATGCCCAGGTGTGTAAATTTGGGCCAAAGTCACTTTTAATAATAGAGAATGCACTAATAGATATGTATACCAAGTgtgataattttatatatgcACATAAAGTGTTTGACGAAATGACTGAAAGAGATGCAATTTCTTGGAATAGTCTGCTCTCTGGGCATGTCATGTTGGGGCAGATGAGAAGGGCTAGAGCAATGTTTGAGGATATGCCAAACAAGACTATTGTCTCTTGGACAACAATGATTGCAGGATATGCGCGAATTGGGTGCTATGTGGATGCATTGGATGTTTTTCGCCGAATGCAACTGGTTGGTATTGAACCTGATGAGATTAGTATTGTGTCTGCTTTGCCAGCATGTGCGCAGCTTGGAGCCCTTGAGGTTGGGAAATGGATTCACATGTACGCAGATAAAAAAGGGTTGTCACGTAAGACTAATATCTGTAATGCATTGATTGAAATGTATGCCAAATGTGGTTGCATTGACCAAGCATGGCAATTGTTTAGTAAAATGGTTGAGAGGGATGTGATATCTTGGAGTACCATGATTGGAGGTCTAGCAAATCATGGGAAAGCTCGTGAAGCAATTGAACTCTTTCAAGATATGCAGAGAGCAAAGGTTCAACCAAATGCTATTACCTTTCTTGGTATTTTATCGGCCTGCACCCATGCTGGTTTGTGGGATGagggattaaaatattttgattccatgagaaaattctatcttataGAGCCAGAAATTGAGCATTATGGTTGTTTAGTTGATCTTCTTGGACGCTCTGGGCGCCTTGATCAGGCTCTTGACACAATAAAGAAGATGCAAATGAAGCCAGATTCAAAGATATGGGGCTCTTTGTTAAGTTCCTGCAGGACTCATTGCAATATTGAGATTGCTATTATTGCTATGGAGCACCTTCTGGAGTTTGAACCAGATGACACAGGGAACTATGTGTTGCTTTCCAATATTTATGCAGATCTTGGGAAGTGGGATGGTGTGTCAAGGATGAGGAAACTCATAAGAAGCAAGAGCATGAAGAAAACACCAGGATGCAGCTTGATTGAAGTTAACAATGCGGTTCAAGAATTTGCATCAGGTGACGATTCAAAACCATGTTCGAAAGATATCTTTTGTATGCTAGAGCTGCTAGCTTTGCATCATGGCAATAGATATGATATGATAGAAGTTGCATATGAGGATATTAGTTGA
- the LOC142611749 gene encoding NAC domain-containing protein 92 isoform X2 has translation MQKLQSSQKGKEQSKEMADQDHAKEETLPPGFRFHPTDEELITYYLINKLSDASFTGKAIGDVDLNKCEPWELPGKAKMGEKEWYFFSLRDRKYPTGVRTNRATNTGYWKTTGKDKEIFNSQTSELVGMKKTLVFYRGRAPRGEKTNWVMHEYRIHSRAAFRNSKDEWVVCRVFQKSAGAKKFPSTQSRAVNSYNLEIGPSVLPQPMMQLGDPGQFPYGKSYMSNAELAELTRVFRGGGTGSPSVNLQQMQPQMNYPLPLGGGCFTISGLNLNLGGGGTQQVLRPMAPAQPPLGMHQQDVANSSMMTSSSLAAETAVYGGDQMNHSNAPGHRYIGMDHCMDLDNYWPPY, from the exons ATGCAA AAGCTACAAAGTAGTCAGAAAGGAAAAGAACAAAGCAAGGAGATGGCAGATCAAGATCATGCCAAGGAGGAAACTCTTCCACCCGGCTTTCGATTCCATCCCACTGATGAAGAACTAATCACATACTATCTCATAAACAAATTATCAGATGCCAGTTTTACTGGAAAGGCAATTGGTGATGTTGATCTTAACAAATGCGAGCCATGGGAACTTCCAG GGAAGGCAAAAATGGGAGAAAAAGAATGGTATTTCTTCAGCCTTCGGGATCGGAAATACCCAACTGGTGTGAGAACAAACCGAGCCACAAACACTGGTTACTGGAAGACCACAGGGAAAGACAAAGAGATCTTCAACAGCCAAACGTCAGAGTTAGTTGGGATGAAGAAGACATTGGTTTTCTATAGAGGAAGAGCTCCTAGAGGAGAAAAAACCAACTGGGTCATGCATGAATATCGCATCCACTCAAGAGCTGCCTTTAGAAATTCCAAG GATGAATGGGTGGTTTGCCGTGTGTTCCAGAAAAGTGCTGGagcaaaaaaatttccctcAACCCAATCAAGAGCAGTGAATTCCTACAACCTGGAAATAGGTCCAAGTGTTCTACCACAACCAATGATGCAGCTGGGAGATCCTGGTCAGTTCCCTTACGGAAAGAGTTACATGAGCAATGCAGAACTAGCAGAACTCACGAGGGTTTTTAGAGGCGGCGGCACTGGATCACCTAGTGTCAACCTGCAGCAAATGCAACCTCAGATGAACTATCCACTACCACTAGGAGGAGGGTGCTTCACAATATCAGGGTTAAATTTGAACCTTGGAGGTGGAGGGACACAACAAGTTTTGAGGCCCATGGCACCAGCACAACCTCCTCTAGGAATGCATCAACAAGATGTAGCCAATTCCTCCATGATGACTAGTAGTTCTCTTGCTGCAGAAACTGCAGTCTATGGTGGGGATCAAATGAATCATTCAAACGCACCTGGTCATAGGTATATCGGCATGGACCATTGCATGGATCTAGATAACTACTGGCCTCCCTACTAA
- the LOC142612836 gene encoding LOW QUALITY PROTEIN: putative pentatricopeptide repeat-containing protein At3g15130 (The sequence of the model RefSeq protein was modified relative to this genomic sequence to represent the inferred CDS: inserted 2 bases in 2 codons), which translates to MCERQRIAGVLRKCSKNLLFDQGLQTHGCVVKMGFELDLMLNNDLIDMYGKCGRMDLACAVFDGMLERNVVSWTSLMCGYLQNGNAIKSLLLFRQMGSSEIKPNEFTLSTNLKASGILGIIKNGMQIHGVCAKTGFEWVPAVANSIIDMYSKCGRISEAARLFNIMPVRDLISWNAMIAGYALEGIGDRALLLFRKMQEQGEVPDEFTYTSMLKACSGLGAMREGSQMHASLITRGFPCSIQTTIAGALVDMYAKCRNLLKAHRVFDQIELKNVISWSALILGYAQEGNLPEAMDLFRQLRENQHQVDGFILSGLMGVFADFSLVEQGKQMHAYNIKVPSGLDILVANSMVDMYLKCGLTDEAERLFSEMPVRNVISWTVMITGYGKHGLGQEAIRLFNKMQLDNIEPDDVTYLAVLSACSHSGLIDECLEYFSRLCSDRQIKPRVEHYACMVDLLGRAGRLKEAKNLIESMPLKPNVGIWQTLISACRVHGDLDMGREVGDILLRMDGNNPVNYVMISNIFADAGYWKECEKIREAVRMKGLKKEAALSWXVIDKEVHFFHNGEEAHPLSEKIHEVLKEMEKKIKEEVGCVHGVWFAPHDVEEESEEESLRVHSEKLALVCGGLGNEERRVIRIFKNLRVCGDCHTFIQSLXKVLKVVFIVRDANRFHKFEDGLCSLMTHLELYFIIV; encoded by the exons ATGTGTGAGCGACAGAGAATTGCAGGGGTACTGAGGAAGTGCTCCAAGAATTTGTTATTTGATCAAGGATTGCAAACTCATGGGTGTGTAGTGAAAATGGGATTTGAGCTTGATTTGATGTTAAACAATGATCTTATAGATATGTATGGAAAATGTGGTAGAATGGACCTTGCTTGTGCTGTGTTTGATGGAATGCTTGAAAGAAACGTGGTTTCTTGGACATCTCTAATGTGTGGCTACTTACAAAATGGTAACGCCATCAAGTCATTATTGCTTTTCCGCCAAATGGGATCTTCTGAAATTAAGCCGAATGAGTTCACACTTTCGACTAATCTTAAAGCATCTGGGATTTTGGGCATTATTAAGAATGGAATGCAGATTCATGGTGTTTGTGCTAAAACTGGGTTTGAATGGGTGCCTGCGGTGGCCAATTCTATTATTGACATGTATTCAAAATGCGGAAGAATCAGTGAGGCGGCACGATTGTTTAACATTATGCCAGTTAGGGATCTTATCAGTTGGAATGCAATGATAGCTGGATACGCACTTGAAGGAATTGGTGACAGAGCTCTACTTTTGTTTCGGAAAATGCAAGAACAGGGGGAAGTCCCTGATGAATTCACATATACCAGCATGTTAAAGGCTTGCAGTGGTCTTGGAGCCATGAGGGAAGGGAGCCAAATGCATGCTTCATTGATCACAAGAGGATTCCCATGCTCAATTCAAACGACTATTGCAGGTGCTCTTGTTGATATGTATGCCAAGTGCAGGAACTTGTTAAAAGCTCACAGAGTATTTGATCAAATTGAACTGAAGAATGTGATATCTTGGAGTGCACTAATTCTCGGTTATGCTCAAGAAGGCAATTTACCAGAGGCAATGGACTTGTTTAGGCAGCTCAGGGAAAACCAACATCAAGTAGATGGATTTATTCTCTCAGGCCTGATGGGTGTGTTTGCTGATTTTTCCCTTGTAGAGCAAGGCAAGCAAATGCATGCTTACAACATCAAAGTCCCATCTGGTTTAGACATATTAGTGGCCAATTCAATGGTGGACATGTATCTCAAATGTGGGCTAACAGATGAGGCAGAAAGGCTTTTCAGTGAAATGCCAGTGAGAAACGTGATCTCTTGGACAGTTATGATCACTGGATATGGAAAGCATGGTCTGGGACAAGAAGCAATTCGTCTTTTCAACAAAATGCAGTTGGATAATATTGAGCCTGATGATGTGACTTATTTGGCTGTACTCTCAGCCTGCAGCCATTCAGGACTCATTGATGAATGTCTAGAATACTTCTCAAGATTGTGTAGTGACCGGCAGATTAAACCAAGAGTAGAGCACTATGCTTGTATGGTTGATCTCCTTGGCCGAGCTGGGCGCTTAAAAGAAGCTAAGAATCTTATTGAGAGCATGCCACTAAAACCAAATGTAGGTATATGGCAGACACTTATTAGTGCTTGTAGAGTGCATGGAGACCTGGATATGGGGCGGGAAGTAGGAGACATACTTCTAAGAATGGATGGCAACAATCCAGTCAATTATGTGATGATCTCAAATATTTTTGCTGATGCAGGCTATTGGAAAGAGTGTGAGAAAATAAGAGAAGCAGTGAGGATGAAGGGGTTAAAGAAAGAGGCAGCACTCAGTT TAGTGATTGACAAGGAGGTTCACTTTTTCCACAACGGAGAGGAAGCACACCCACTTTCAGAGAAAATACATGAAGTCTTGAAGGAAATGGAGAAGAAGATTAAAGAAGAGGTGGGTTGTGTTCATGGGGTGTGGTTTGCACCGCATGATGTGGAAGAAGAGTCGGAGGAGGAGAGCTTGAGAGTTCATAGTGAGAAGTTGGCATTGGTTTGTGGTGGGTTGGGAAATGAAGAAAGGAGGGTGATTAGGATTTTCAAGAACTTGAGAGTTTGTGGGGATTGTCACACATTCATTCAAAGTT ACAAAGTTTTGAAGGTGGTATTCATTGTGAGAGATGCAAATAGGTTTCACAAATTTGAGGATGGTTTGTGCTCCCTCATGACACACCTTGAGTTGTATTTCATCATAGTCTAG